The genomic region TCCGGCCTCTCTATCTCGAGGCGTGCCGCCGGTTGCGCGCTTTTCCGTCGGCCCGTATACTGCATGTCGGACGCGAGGAGAACCGCCGGGCCGACCGGCTGGCGAACCTCGCGATCGACCAGCAAGGGTAAGCGCAGCTGGCAGGCGTCCGAGGAGGCCAGGCGGCCGCCGGCCCCCACCGTTACCGGGGGCGGGAGGAAAGTCCGGGCTCCGCAGGGCAGGGTGCCGGGTAACGCCCGGTGGGGGCGACCCCGAGGACAGTGCCACAGAAAACACACCGCCTCCCGCCTCGGCGGGCGGTAAGGGTGAAAAGGTGAGGTAAGAGCTCACCGCGCGGCGGGCGACCGCCGCGGCACGGCAAACCCCACCCGGAGCAAGGCCGAATAGGAGGGCGACTCCGCTCCCGAAAGGGGGCGGGGGAAGGGCGACCCGCCCGGAGCCCTCGGGTCCAGGCCGCTCAAGGTCCGCGGCGACGCGGGCCGTAGAGAAATGGCCGCCACGCGGTGCGATCCGGCGCCGCGCACAGAACCCGGCTTACGGCCTCCTCGGACGCTTTTTCCGTCCCCCGAATCTCCGCACACAAACGCCGTTTCCGTCACGCGCTCTCCCCGAGCGAATTTTTCTTCCGTCCGGCGTGAAATGGCTTGACACCCTTCGGATCCCCGGTAGAATACCCAACAAGTGGGTAATTGTGGGGAAAGGTGGGTAATAGGCCCCCATGATCTTCCGTGGTCGCTTCGAATATACCATCGATCCCAAAGGCCGGGTCAATATCCCGGCGCCGTTCCGAGACAACCTGAAGGAATCCGGCCAGGAGTCGTTCTTCCTCACGAATTTCTCGAACTGCCTGTTCGTGTTCGCCGCCGACGACTGGGCGCGGATCGAGGAGCGGCTATCCCTCGTCCCGACCACCGACCGGAAGAAGAACGGCTTCGTGCGATTCTTCCTCGGCGGCGCGGTCGAGGCGGTGCCGGACAAGCAGGGGAGGATCCTCGTTCCCCCGACGCTGCGGTCGTACGCCGCGCTCGAGAAGGACGTGGTCATCCTCGGGATGCCGAACCGGTTCGAGATCTGGTCGCTCGCGCGATGGCAGGAGGAGATGGTCCGGTTCGAGAAGGAAGTGCACGAAGACCCCGAGCTGGCCCGGGAGATCAGCGCGCTCGGGATCTGATCGGTGGCCGCGGGTCACATCCCCGTTCTTTTCCAGGAGACGTTGGGACTGCTTGCCCCCGCCCCCGGGGAGGTCTTCCTCGACGGGACCACCGGCGCCGGCGGACACGCGGCGGAGATCGCGGAGCGGATCGGCCCCGGGGGCCTTCTGGTCTGCGCCGACGCGGACCCCTCGATGCTCGCCGTCGCGGACGAGGCGCTCTCCCGCTTCCCGTGGGCGCGAACGGTGCACTCCGACTTCGCCGACCTCGACGCGCTGCGCGAGGCCGCCGGGGGAAGGCGGTTCGACGGGGCGCTGCTCGACCTCGGGATCTCCTCCGTGCAGCTCGACGATCCGGCCCGGGGGTTCACGTTCCGCGAGGAGGGTCCCCTCGACATGCGCCGCGACCCGGGCGGCGGAGGCCCGACGGCGGCGGAGATCCTGCGGGACACCCGGGAGAAGGAGCTCGCCGACCTGATCTACGAATACGGCGAGGAGCGGTTCTCGCGCCGGATCGCGCGGGCCGTCGCGGAGCGGAGGAGGAGGGAACCGATCCGCACGACCGCGGAGCTTGCGGCCCTTGTGGGCGCGGCGATCCCGCGGAAGGCGTGGCCCAGGGACATCCACCCGGCCACCCGCGTGTTCCAGGCGCTCCGGATCGCGGTCAATGGGGAGCTGTCCTCCCTGGCCGCGTTCCTCGACCGGATCCCGGAGCACCTCTCCCCGGGAGGGCGGGTGGCGGTGATCAGCTTCCACTCGCTCGAGGACCGGCTGGTGAAGACGGCGTTCCGGCGGCACGCGGCCGGCGGCGAGGGGAAGGCGGCGACGCTCGCGATCCTGACCCGCAAGCCGGTCGTGCCGACGGACCGGGAATCGCGGGACAACCCGAGGGCCCGCAGCGCGAAGCTCCGGGCGGCGCGCAGGATCTGACGGCTCGAAAAAGGAGGCCGCGACATGACGAAGATTACCGTGGGGAACGGCGTGTACATCATCACGGAGATCCGCAAGGAGAAGGCGCCGGTCGCGGTCGTCCCCCGGCGGCGCGGGTACGTCGCGCTGCTCGCCGTCCTGCTGGGGACCGGGCTGTTCAACATCTGGCTCTCGGGCCAGTACATCCGCACCGGCTACCGCGTCTCCGCGGCGCTCGAGGAGAAGCGTACCCTGCTGAAGCAGCAGGAGGTCCTGCGCACCGAGATGCTCGCCCTGCGCAGCCCGTCCCGGATCGACACCATCGCGCGGACGGAGCTTCGGATGGTGGACCCCCGGATGGACCGCGTGACCCGGTGAGATGACTCCCCGCGCCCGCATCATCCTCGGGGGGCTGCTCTCCCTGTACGTCCTCGTGGTCTTCCGGGCGTTCCACATCCAGGTCCTCGGAATGAAGGGGATCCGCGAGCGCGGCGCTAAGCAGTACTGCACCAACATCCCCTTGATCCCCAAGCGGGGGCTGATCCTCGACCGGACCGGGAGCGAGCTCGCCGTGAGCATCGCCACGAAGTCGGTCTTCGTCCAGGCGGGAAAGCTCCGGCAGATGCCGTCCACGGCCGCCGACGAGGCGGTCCGCGAGGTGCGGACGGCGATGGCGGCGATCGACCCGGATTCGCGCGGGAGGGCGTCCGCGATCGACGGCATCGGCACCGTGGAGGAGCCGAAGCGGTTCTACCCGAACCGGGAGCTCGCCGCCTCCCTCCTCGGCTTCACGAACCTCGACTGCGAGGGGATGGAGGGGATCGAGCTCTCCCTGAACAAGTATCTGCGCGGCGAGCGGGCGCTCCTCGCGTGCGAGCGGGACGCCCGGGGGCGCATCATCGTTCCCGCGAGCACCCCGGTGGAGGCCAATCCGAACGGGCACTCGGTCGCGCTGACGATCGACCGGAACATCCAGCACATCGCCGAGACCGAGCTCCAGGCGTCGGTGTCGAAGTACAACGCCCGGGGAGGGATGGCGCTGGTGCTGTCGCCGAAGACGGGGGAGATCCTCGCGATGGCGACCGCGCCGTCGTTCAACCCGAACGCCCCCGCCGGCGCGCCGGCCGAAGCGCGGAAGAACCGGTCGCTGACCGACAGCTTCGAGCCCGGCTCCACGTTCAAGGTGTTCACCCTGGCGTCGGCGCTGGAGATGGGGGCGGTCGGGATGGAGGATCGGTTCTTCTGCGAGAACGGGTCGTACCGGTACGCGGGAAGGGTGATCCACGACACCCACCGGTACGGGTGGCTCACCGCCCCCGACGTCATCAAGTTCTCCAGCAACATCGGCATCACGAAGATCAACGACCGGATGGACGGCGACCGGTTCTACGACATGATCCGCGCGTTCGGCTTCGGTTCCCGGACCGGCATCGAACTGCAGGGGGAGGTCCCCGGCCTCTCCCCGAGCCGGTCGGGATTCCAGAGCCGGATCCGCCGCGCGACCGTCTCCTTCGGGCAAGGGATCTCCGTGACGCCGCTGCAGCTGGCCGCCGGGATGGCCGCGGTGGTCAACGGCGGGAAGGTGATGAAGCCGTACGTGGTCCGCGAGATCCGCGATCCGGAGGGGAAGACGGTGTTCCGCGGCGAGCCGCGGGAACTGCGGCGGGTCCTCTCGCCCGGCACCTCCTCCCGCATGCGGGAGATCCTCGGACGGGTGGTCCAGGAGGACGGGACCGGCACCCAGGCGCGGATCAAGGGGTTCCTGGTCGGCGGAAAGACGGGGACCGCGCAGAAGGTCGAGCACGGGACCGGGAGGTATTCCGCCAGCAAGCGGACCGCATCCTTCGTCGGCTTCCTGCCGCTGCAGGATCCCGAGCTGCTGATCCTCGTGGTGATCGACGAGCCGCGCGGCCAGGTGTACGGCGGGGTCGTCGCCGCGCCGGCGTTCAACCAGATCGCGGTGAAGACGGCGTACTACCTCGGCATCCAGCCCACCGAGGCGATCGCGGCCTCCCCCCGCCGGCCGGACGTCGCATCCCCCGGAGCGGTCCGCGTCACCTCCGTGTCGACCGCGACG from Deltaproteobacteria bacterium harbors:
- the mraZ gene encoding division/cell wall cluster transcriptional repressor MraZ, giving the protein MIFRGRFEYTIDPKGRVNIPAPFRDNLKESGQESFFLTNFSNCLFVFAADDWARIEERLSLVPTTDRKKNGFVRFFLGGAVEAVPDKQGRILVPPTLRSYAALEKDVVILGMPNRFEIWSLARWQEEMVRFEKEVHEDPELAREISALGI
- the rsmH gene encoding 16S rRNA (cytosine(1402)-N(4))-methyltransferase RsmH — protein: MAAGHIPVLFQETLGLLAPAPGEVFLDGTTGAGGHAAEIAERIGPGGLLVCADADPSMLAVADEALSRFPWARTVHSDFADLDALREAAGGRRFDGALLDLGISSVQLDDPARGFTFREEGPLDMRRDPGGGGPTAAEILRDTREKELADLIYEYGEERFSRRIARAVAERRRREPIRTTAELAALVGAAIPRKAWPRDIHPATRVFQALRIAVNGELSSLAAFLDRIPEHLSPGGRVAVISFHSLEDRLVKTAFRRHAAGGEGKAATLAILTRKPVVPTDRESRDNPRARSAKLRAARRI
- a CDS encoding cell division protein FtsL; protein product: MTKITVGNGVYIITEIRKEKAPVAVVPRRRGYVALLAVLLGTGLFNIWLSGQYIRTGYRVSAALEEKRTLLKQQEVLRTEMLALRSPSRIDTIARTELRMVDPRMDRVTR
- a CDS encoding transpeptidase family protein, encoding MTPRARIILGGLLSLYVLVVFRAFHIQVLGMKGIRERGAKQYCTNIPLIPKRGLILDRTGSELAVSIATKSVFVQAGKLRQMPSTAADEAVREVRTAMAAIDPDSRGRASAIDGIGTVEEPKRFYPNRELAASLLGFTNLDCEGMEGIELSLNKYLRGERALLACERDARGRIIVPASTPVEANPNGHSVALTIDRNIQHIAETELQASVSKYNARGGMALVLSPKTGEILAMATAPSFNPNAPAGAPAEARKNRSLTDSFEPGSTFKVFTLASALEMGAVGMEDRFFCENGSYRYAGRVIHDTHRYGWLTAPDVIKFSSNIGITKINDRMDGDRFYDMIRAFGFGSRTGIELQGEVPGLSPSRSGFQSRIRRATVSFGQGISVTPLQLAAGMAAVVNGGKVMKPYVVREIRDPEGKTVFRGEPRELRRVLSPGTSSRMREILGRVVQEDGTGTQARIKGFLVGGKTGTAQKVEHGTGRYSASKRTASFVGFLPLQDPELLILVVIDEPRGQVYGGVVAAPAFNQIAVKTAYYLGIQPTEAIAASPRRPDVASPGAVRVTSVSTATTGAMIMPDLAGLSMGRVVDLMGRYSVKLSLSGSGVARSQTPAPGAVLVPGTECTVKFAAEAVSVAATAGKGKR